Proteins co-encoded in one Capsicum annuum cultivar UCD-10X-F1 chromosome 9, UCD10Xv1.1, whole genome shotgun sequence genomic window:
- the LOC107842450 gene encoding E3 ubiquitin-protein ligase Praja-2 isoform X2: MDANSDSVSSELSDSSLLGHMSNILAVGQTGLAPSCALCHRLLISDNEAGELEAINICGDCKFLLLEDLGTPMRDYQRGTPVSSRRLYSNSESIETLFSHHFSQMINLARQSPANGLEHDNQSIEGDVGLRSVQRTSTRITPSGSRRWRRVHSDTESDGVDSLFGETESNVTYSGYRNFNSEIESISYSAYGGNSDASVDGNSYLDNDHSFHSDEGSDFESDIDIDPMHAGMYHWNPDNEEEDEDDNEWEEVDTDAVHSVGSRAQLQRSLHLNQSSHAGNWYRQFHSPEFHGTVRFRIPDGGQRLVIDMSANSQELELQTDASDYLDTRTFEELLEHFAETDGLRRGAPPAAVSVLNDLPCLVVKEDHEQLDNLSCAICKDSLFVGTVVNRLPCSHLYHPSCILPWLVSRNSCPLCRYELPTDDLDYEYRKQRASSNLVIHGIPQHEINEDASLDSSDGENDEFGYSMTESGEVIHNEAVNEQSGSAGARGRWFLGAAAPVVGVVGVVLMLWLGNPLMDRSLSLPIFCSQGRRTNQSLLSQQVNNRSRRWWSLS; this comes from the coding sequence ATGGATGCAAATTCAGATTCTGTTTCATCAGAATTGTCTGATTCTTCTCTGCTTGGCCACATGAGTAACATTTTGGCTGTTGGCCAAACTGGACTTGCTCCTTCATGTGCTTTATGTCATAGATTGTTGATATCAGATAATGAGGCTGGTGAGTTAGAAGCAATAAATATATGTGGTGATTGTAAATTCTTACTCCTGGAGGATCTTGGGACACCCATGCGAGATTATCAAAGAGGGACACCTGTGTCGAGCAGAAGGTTGTACAGCAATTCTGAGTCAATTGAGACTCTCTTTTCTCATCATTTCTCGCAAATGATTAATCTGGCAAGGCAAAGCCCAGCCAATGGTCTAGAGCATGATAATCAATCaatagaaggagacgttgggttAAGGTCAGTGCAGCGCACCAGTACCCGGATCACTCCAAGTGGATCTAGGAGGTGGAGGAGGGTTCATTCTGACACTGAAAGTGATGGTGTTGATTCTCTCTTTGGGGAGACTGAATCAAATGTCACCTACAGTGGATATAGGAACTTTAATAGTGAAATTGAGTCCATTTCTTATAGTGCTTATGGAGGGAACTCTGATGCTTCTGTTGATGGTAATAGTTACCTTGATAATGATCACTCTTTTCACTCAGATGAAGGAAGTGACTTCGAATCCGATATTGATATTGATCCAATGCATGCTGGTATGTATCACTGGAACCCTGATaatgaggaagaagatgaagatgataatgaatgGGAGGAGGTTGATACTGATGCAGTACATTCTGTGGGTTCTAGAGCTCAGCTTCAAAGGTCATTACACCTAAATCAGAGCAGTCACGCTGGAAATTGGTACAGACAGTTTCATTCTCCCGAATTTCACGGTACAGTTCGTTTCAGAATTCCTGATGGCGGTCAAAGACTTGTTATTGACATGTCAGCGAACTCACAGGAGTTGGAACTACAGACTGATGCCAGTGACTATCTTGATACTAGAACTTTCGAGGAGTTACTGGAGCATTTCGCTGAAACAGATGGTTTAAGAAGAGGAGCACCACCTGCAGCTGTATCTGTTTTAAATGATCTGCCATGTTTGGTTGTTAAAGAAGACCACGAACAGCTTGACAATTTGTCTTGTGCAatctgcaaggattctctttttGTTGGCACCGTAGTAAACCGACTTCCTTGTTCTCACTTGTATCACCCCTCCTGTATTTTGCCTTGGCTAGTGTCAAGAAACTCGTGCCCACTGTGCCGCTATGAACTTCCAACTGATGATCTGGATTATGAGTACAGAAAGCAGAGGGCCAGTAGTAATTTGGTGATTCATGGAATCCCACAGCATGAAATAAATGAAGATGCATCTTTGGATAGCAGTGATGGTGAAAATGATGAATTTGGTTACAGTATGACGGAATCAGGGGAAGTGATCCATAATGAGGCTGTCAATGAACAATCTGGTAGTGCAGGTGCACGAGGAAGGTGGTTTCTTGGAGCTGCTGCTcctgttgttggtgttgttggagtTGTTCTGATGTTGTGGTTAGGAAACCCATTGATGGATAGGAGCCTTAGTCTCCCTATTTTCTGTTCACAAGGGCGACGTACCAATCAATCTTTGCTCTCTCAGCAGGTTAATAACCGAAGCAGGAGATGGTGGTCTCTGTCTTAA
- the LOC107842450 gene encoding E3 ubiquitin-protein ligase Praja-2 isoform X1, with translation MLNVIRNYKQLNCSIAVFCLFCNWGRGKGGKGEGEGDYKVGNRILTNKVKVKVQMDANSDSVSSELSDSSLLGHMSNILAVGQTGLAPSCALCHRLLISDNEAGELEAINICGDCKFLLLEDLGTPMRDYQRGTPVSSRRLYSNSESIETLFSHHFSQMINLARQSPANGLEHDNQSIEGDVGLRSVQRTSTRITPSGSRRWRRVHSDTESDGVDSLFGETESNVTYSGYRNFNSEIESISYSAYGGNSDASVDGNSYLDNDHSFHSDEGSDFESDIDIDPMHAGMYHWNPDNEEEDEDDNEWEEVDTDAVHSVGSRAQLQRSLHLNQSSHAGNWYRQFHSPEFHGTVRFRIPDGGQRLVIDMSANSQELELQTDASDYLDTRTFEELLEHFAETDGLRRGAPPAAVSVLNDLPCLVVKEDHEQLDNLSCAICKDSLFVGTVVNRLPCSHLYHPSCILPWLVSRNSCPLCRYELPTDDLDYEYRKQRASSNLVIHGIPQHEINEDASLDSSDGENDEFGYSMTESGEVIHNEAVNEQSGSAGARGRWFLGAAAPVVGVVGVVLMLWLGNPLMDRSLSLPIFCSQGRRTNQSLLSQQVNNRSRRWWSLS, from the coding sequence ATGGATGCAAATTCAGATTCTGTTTCATCAGAATTGTCTGATTCTTCTCTGCTTGGCCACATGAGTAACATTTTGGCTGTTGGCCAAACTGGACTTGCTCCTTCATGTGCTTTATGTCATAGATTGTTGATATCAGATAATGAGGCTGGTGAGTTAGAAGCAATAAATATATGTGGTGATTGTAAATTCTTACTCCTGGAGGATCTTGGGACACCCATGCGAGATTATCAAAGAGGGACACCTGTGTCGAGCAGAAGGTTGTACAGCAATTCTGAGTCAATTGAGACTCTCTTTTCTCATCATTTCTCGCAAATGATTAATCTGGCAAGGCAAAGCCCAGCCAATGGTCTAGAGCATGATAATCAATCaatagaaggagacgttgggttAAGGTCAGTGCAGCGCACCAGTACCCGGATCACTCCAAGTGGATCTAGGAGGTGGAGGAGGGTTCATTCTGACACTGAAAGTGATGGTGTTGATTCTCTCTTTGGGGAGACTGAATCAAATGTCACCTACAGTGGATATAGGAACTTTAATAGTGAAATTGAGTCCATTTCTTATAGTGCTTATGGAGGGAACTCTGATGCTTCTGTTGATGGTAATAGTTACCTTGATAATGATCACTCTTTTCACTCAGATGAAGGAAGTGACTTCGAATCCGATATTGATATTGATCCAATGCATGCTGGTATGTATCACTGGAACCCTGATaatgaggaagaagatgaagatgataatgaatgGGAGGAGGTTGATACTGATGCAGTACATTCTGTGGGTTCTAGAGCTCAGCTTCAAAGGTCATTACACCTAAATCAGAGCAGTCACGCTGGAAATTGGTACAGACAGTTTCATTCTCCCGAATTTCACGGTACAGTTCGTTTCAGAATTCCTGATGGCGGTCAAAGACTTGTTATTGACATGTCAGCGAACTCACAGGAGTTGGAACTACAGACTGATGCCAGTGACTATCTTGATACTAGAACTTTCGAGGAGTTACTGGAGCATTTCGCTGAAACAGATGGTTTAAGAAGAGGAGCACCACCTGCAGCTGTATCTGTTTTAAATGATCTGCCATGTTTGGTTGTTAAAGAAGACCACGAACAGCTTGACAATTTGTCTTGTGCAatctgcaaggattctctttttGTTGGCACCGTAGTAAACCGACTTCCTTGTTCTCACTTGTATCACCCCTCCTGTATTTTGCCTTGGCTAGTGTCAAGAAACTCGTGCCCACTGTGCCGCTATGAACTTCCAACTGATGATCTGGATTATGAGTACAGAAAGCAGAGGGCCAGTAGTAATTTGGTGATTCATGGAATCCCACAGCATGAAATAAATGAAGATGCATCTTTGGATAGCAGTGATGGTGAAAATGATGAATTTGGTTACAGTATGACGGAATCAGGGGAAGTGATCCATAATGAGGCTGTCAATGAACAATCTGGTAGTGCAGGTGCACGAGGAAGGTGGTTTCTTGGAGCTGCTGCTcctgttgttggtgttgttggagtTGTTCTGATGTTGTGGTTAGGAAACCCATTGATGGATAGGAGCCTTAGTCTCCCTATTTTCTGTTCACAAGGGCGACGTACCAATCAATCTTTGCTCTCTCAGCAGGTTAATAACCGAAGCAGGAGATGGTGGTCTCTGTCTTAA